The genomic interval TCGAAATACTAGAAGAACCAGAGTCAAATTACATTGCTACCCTCGTTGGCTGCAATCACGTTGTCCACGATCAGTGCATCAGAAGTTGGGCCAAGAACTCCAATACTTGCCCCATCTGCCGTACACCCTTCAATGAGGTCAGCCTCTCATCTGAGCTCAACGGTACGTATCAAACCATCCCGCCTCGCAACAGACgctcgcagcagcagcagcagctttAGCAACAAGAAACTAACGTTTGTGACAATAACAGGCCCCCCTATCGATTCGTACGCTGTTCAAGACAAGAAGCAAGAGCAGGAGTTTGATATTCACAGATGGCTTCAGGAGAACCCCGAGGGCGAAGGCGAGGAGCCGAGCCCTGCCTGTCCCATATGCGAGTCCTCGGATCATGAAGAGGTGCTGCTCCTCTGCGATGGTTGCAACGCAGCCTATCATACACACTGCATCGGCCTGTCTGGTGTTCCCCAGACCGAGTCCTGGTACTGCTTTGAGTGTGATGAAAACAACAATGCCAGCCGATCCAGCCCTAGTGAGGCTTCGGATGTCGAAGTGATCCAGTCACGGCCTTTGAACCCAGCTGCACGCTCAGCAAACCGACGAAACGTTACGGCTCAAAGAGGCTTGCTGCGAACCCAGTTGCAAGCTAGAAATGCACGACGCGAGGCAAGATCCCTCGAGTGGCAGGGTGCATGGGACCGGATTGCTAGTCGCATTTACGATGCTACTGACATCGACCTCGACAACCACGAAGACGAAGACTTATTTCAGGGCTTTCGCCGCGCCCAGGCCCAGAGAGGACACTTTCGCGATATCCAAGAACACCAAGACTGGGAGCAGCGCATGAGCATCGCCAGTCGTCTAGGCGCCAGAGACATCTTTGCGAGAAATATTCGCCCAACCGTCGGTCATCGCCTCGACGGTGGCCCAGTCGAACCCGTCATGCAACCCCTTCCGCCGGCTCCCGAGACGAGAGAGGAGCAGCAGGCTTGGGGCGCCCTCGAGAGGGCTCGCGAAGCCGAGACGAGCGCTCCCAATCCCCGCAAGAGAAAGTCGAGATGTACCACGGCTTCTCCCCAAGAACCCGCTCAGGAACCCGAGCGCAAGCTGAAGCGACCTCGCACACGCCGATTGCCTTTGCAGGGAGAAGGCTCCGGATCGGGCTCTGCCTCGGCTTCAGTGTCGGGATCTGCATCTGGATCTGGCACCGCTTCAGGCGTCGGCTCTACCATTGTGTCGGCACTCGCCCCCGCACCTACGATAACTTCGTCACCCGCGCCGACGAGTGTTCTGACATCGCGGCCTCAGACGAACGGTGCCACGCAGCGCGTCCAGTCTCCCATCAATACGGAACCCGGACCATCATTCCTGTCGTCGCTGCTTAAGGAGGTGGAGATGAGCGCACCTTCCGACGACGAGACTCTGCGGAATTATTTCGGTACTCACTCTGGTGTTGACCCCTCTTCGCCAGTCACATCCC from Colletotrichum lupini chromosome 2, complete sequence carries:
- a CDS encoding PHD-finger domain-containing protein, yielding MRSASHLSSTVRIKPSRLATDARSSSSSFSNKKLTFVTITGPPIDSYAVQDKKQEQEFDIHRWLQENPEGEGEEPSPACPICESSDHEEVLLLCDGCNAAYHTHCIGLSGVPQTESWYCFECDENNNASRSSPSEASDVEVIQSRPLNPAARSANRRNVTAQRGLLRTQLQARNARREARSLEWQGAWDRIASRIYDATDIDLDNHEDEDLFQGFRRAQAQRGHFRDIQEHQDWEQRMSIASRLGARDIFARNIRPTVGHRLDGGPVEPVMQPLPPAPETREEQQAWGALERAREAETSAPNPRKRKSRCTTASPQEPAQEPERKLKRPRTRRLPLQGEGSGSGSASASVSGSASGSGTASGVGSTIVSALAPAPTITSSPAPTSVLTSRPQTNGATQRVQSPINTEPGPSFLSSLLKEVEMSAPSDDETLRNYFGTHSGVDPSSPVTSPSPSSRNSPRALSLTPPPHPRPSSPTLSLSSYVEPRFPKANYSPTRNAGDSSDSDSRSNGAEIRQPRPQRPNRQRPTFARSQDSSPTRSAIPFETKERISGIVRAALKPHWRAKELTTDQYANINRDVSRKLYEGLRDPQTLDDDAKKTCEKIATKEVARAIEELKA